One genomic region from Dermacentor variabilis isolate Ectoservices chromosome 6, ASM5094787v1, whole genome shotgun sequence encodes:
- the LOC142585591 gene encoding protein FAM107B isoform X5 gives MRASRNLFFPAMIPEPDYSDSEDEQQHRRRPVRMPGMAAAHPHHNEAQLAHVNDEGLIVPRKLPNPCAESAERKSLHRELLFNQKMGKSVLGQKSELQKAMEKMKEEQRRKELEEERVKGRTALEKRLEEQANKLKLHEESEVIKTDLPSSEESEFLRVHARVCSHTLPVDSKS, from the exons ACTTGTTCTTCCCGGCTATGATCCCTGAGCCGGACTACAGCGACTCCGAGGACGAGCAACAACACCGACGGCGACCCGTGAGGATGCCCGGCATGGCGGCCGCCCACCCGCACCACAACGAGGCGCAGCTGGCGCACGTCAACGACGAGGGCCTCATCGTGCCCCGCAAGCTGCCCAACCCGTGCGCCGAGTCGGCCGAGCGAAAGAGTCTGCACCGAGAGCTGCTCTTCAACCAGAAGAT GGGCAAGAGCGTGCTTGGCCAGAAGAGCGAGCTGCAGAAGGCCATGGAGAAGATGAAGGAGGAGCAGCGCCGGAAAGAGTTGGAAGAGGAGCGGGTCAAAGGACGCACGGCGCTCGAAAAGCGCCTCGAGGAGCAGGCCAACAAGCTCAAGCTG CATGAAGAGTCTGAGGTGATCAAGACCGACCTGCCCAGCTCTGAAGAGTCAGAGTTCCTGCGGGTGCACGCCCGTGTCTGTTCCCACACATTGCCTGTTGACTCCAAGTCGTAG